The following proteins come from a genomic window of Andrena cerasifolii isolate SP2316 chromosome 6, iyAndCera1_principal, whole genome shotgun sequence:
- the LOC143370040 gene encoding uncharacterized protein LOC143370040, protein MTELVVHGNFVNDAFDSASTGWNRWLKRFEGAVTVFKVPATQKVAYLLHFIGATAFDVICDKFAPEDPYDKPYTVLTEKLREFYAPAPLEIAENYRFHQRKQIEGESVQQFVAALQKLSVYCKFGAYLQTAIRNQLVFGLLSKRAQSRLLETKELTFEKAVEIATSMEMSEKDVHQLQFSATNVHYMAHKDLKSSRKPKYTPSKKLPETKAATATGPRQATHTNTNSNANFNVSCYRCGEKHLATKCSLNKGITCRNCGIKGHLQKVCMRKNKGAINTLNTLNTLEETLMVQREHEKFRDK, encoded by the coding sequence ATGACGGAACTAGTAGTCCACGGAAATTTCGTGAACGACGCGTTCGATTCAGCAAGTACAGGCTGGAATCGTTGGTTGAAGCGATTTGAGGGGGCAGTTACAGTATTCAAAGTGCCGGCAACTCAAAAGGTAGCTTACCTGTTGCATTTCATTGGCGCGACGGCATTCGATGTTATTTGCGACAAATTTGCACCGGAGGACCCCTACGATAAGCCATATACAGTTTTGACGGAAAAACTGAGGGAATTTTACGCGCCAGCCCCGTTAGAAATTGCGGAAAATTACCGATTCCATCAGAGAAAACAGATTGAAGGTGAATCGGTGCAACAGTTTGTAGCAGCTTTACAGAAGCTAAGCGTGTATTGCAAGTTCGGGGCATATTTACAAACAGCCATCCGCAATCAACTGGTATTCGGGCTTCTGAGCAAAAGAGCGCAGTCGCGGTTGCTCGAGACCAAGGAGCTGACGTTCGAGAAAGCTGTGGAAATCGCTACGTCAATGGAAATGTCCGAGAAGGATGTACATCAACTACAATTCAGCGCAACGAACGTGCACTACATGGCACACAAGGACCTGAAGTCCTCCAGGAAACCCAAATATACACCATCAAAGAAGTTACCAGAGACGAAAGCAGCGACGGCGACAGGACCTCGACAGGCTACGCATACAAATACAAACTCTAATGCAAACTTTAATGTATCATGTTACAGATGCGGCGAAAAACATTTAGCTACTAAGTGTTCGTTAAATAAGGGCATTACTTGTAGAAATTGTGGAATTAAGGGCCATTTACAAAAAGTGTGCATGCGTAAAAATAAAGGCGCAATCAACACACTAAATACACTTAATACACTGGAAGAGACGCTGATGGTACAGCGTGAACACGAGAAATTCAGGGATAAATAA
- the LOC143369763 gene encoding uncharacterized protein LOC143369763: MSKRKRRSNEELFENLSKQVKILQETMKVLKEKNQDYGESESDEVVRQKSGDSGSSSEDGNSDEEQSNKENLSEAGNENSLVLINQENLVEPNNGKEVLESVDVIKETPLNEDFAEIFGDDPLASNALQIKIHSSILNRWKFWFTNGIKKEEKENLLRKYQSPGGLEVPKLNPEILLKLPKHSKSRDTHMSTRQQLASAALAALGSVMTTLIEETDSIDKIQVMEKLHDAGKLMTEIMHSQTKSRKAFIVAGVDKDTKTMLEDTKTEEFLFGKNLSEKFKEAKVMDKVANSMKKQSSYKIHGSASTAKQTLNSNSLLGKRPFPNQSGSHQGFQYPSGQAKRLTFRTKQPFNTKAQYQGCNKTRSQTRFK, translated from the exons ATGAGTAAACGGAAGAGAAGAAGTAACGAAGAATTATTTGAGAATCTAAGCAAACAGGTAAAAATTTTACAAGAAACTATGAAGGTGTTAAAGGAGAAAAATCAAGATTATGGCGAGTCAGAAAGTGACGAAGTAGTAAGACAAAAGTCAGGCGACAGTGGGTCAAGCAGCGAGGACGGAAATTCCGACGAGGAACaaa gtaataaagaaaatttatcagaagcTGGCAATGAGAATAGTTTAGTGTTGataaatcaggagaacttgGTAGAACCTAATAACGGAAAAGAGGTACTAGAGAGTGTGGACGTAATAAAAGAAACACCGCTTAATGAAGACTTTGCGGAAATATTTGGAGATGACCCCTTGGCATCTAATGCtttacaaataaaaatacattccaGCATTCTTAATAGATGGAAATTCTGGTTCACAAACGGAAtaaaaaaagaggagaaagagaatCTTTTAAGAAAATACCAAAGTCCTGGTGGCTTAGAAGTACCTAAGTTAAACccggaaattcttttaaaattgccTAAACACTCAAAATCAAGAGACACCCATATGTCCACAAGACAGCAATTGGCAAGCGCTGCACTAGCAGCCCTTGGTTCGGTCATGACAACTTTGATTGAAGAAACAGATAGTATTGATAAAATTCAGGTTATGGAAAAATTACATGACGCTGGAAAGCTCATGACCGAGATTATGCATAGTCAAACTAAATCGAGGAAAGCCTTTATTGTAGCAGGGGTTGATAAAGATACAAAAACCATGCTCGAGGACACAAAAACAGAGGAGTTTTTGTTTGGGAAGAATTTATCTGAAAAGTTTAAAGAAGCCAAAGTAATGGATAAAGTAGCCAACTCTATGAAGAAACAGTCCTCTTACAAAATTCATGGATCAGCCTCGACGGCCAAGCAGACTTTAAACTCAAACAGCCTGCTGGGAAAAAGGCCATTTCCCAACCAGTCAGGCTCACATCAAGGTTTCCAATATCCATCAGGACAGGCCAAACGACTGACCTTCAGAACGAAGCAACCATTCAACACCAAGGCACAGTATCAGGGATGCAACAAAACGAGGAGTCAGACGAGATTCAAATAA